A DNA window from Linepithema humile isolate Giens D197 chromosome 6, Lhum_UNIL_v1.0, whole genome shotgun sequence contains the following coding sequences:
- the sff gene encoding serine/threonine-protein kinase BRSK2 isoform X2, which translates to MQGKESPIGSNTQETHQYVGPYRLEKTLGKGQTGLVKLGVHCVLGKKVAIKIINREKLSESVLMKVEREIAIMKLIDHPHVLGLSDVYENKKYLYLVLEHVSGGELFDYLVKKGRLTPKEARRFFRQIISALDFCHSHSICHRDLKPENLLLDEKNNIKIADFGMASLQPAGSMLETSCGSPHYACPEVIRGEKYDGRKADVWSCGVILYALLVGALPFDDDNLRKLLEKVKRGLFYIPHFVPPECQNLLRGMIEVDPEKRLTLAEINRHIWVTAAGKGELELELSMMDVVQTHVIPSVDAIDPDVLQAIASLGCFKERDKLIQELLSPNHNTEKVIYFLLLERKRRRPACEDELEVMRGGMRGSAGGQLEADPPRKRVDTCRVNGSTALNLGQISHGSPLTPRRQSSTRHHARRSPSTGGCHTHASHSHTSTPGSSPLHAPAGLLSPHRAMPTSHIGQTISGSPHRLSTGSSTTATSAGNGESPMSQSVPTPAPALTSVGIELNEMQPVAVGVTPPGSPHTGAGSGAHHWRSRLTTIKNSFLGSPRFHRRKLLTSTEEVHLTPDSSPELTKKSWFGSLMTTEKDETFTVLVKGKPLASVKADLIHAFLSIAELSHSVSSPMSFRVEYKRGSTAPVMFQRQVRFQVDISAISKANEPLFAITFTLLSGNIRRFRRVCEHIQSQVCSRNVGINLGGQSRAAPPSPRASRKFTTEMSESSSCGSDTSERLFLNPHPATRQVVCFNKIDSDIESDTSVFDVKSPGRENGRRSSTSTNNNNALPGDATPTPGSPPKAVRSNSESQNTPEKKCVTTMSGNNIA; encoded by the exons ATGCAGGGCAAGGAGAGCCCCATTGGGTCCAACACCCAGGAGACCCATCAGTACGTCGGCCCTTATCGGTTGGAAAAGACCTTGGGAAAAGGCCAGACTG GTTTAGTGAAGCTCGGCGTACACTGTGTGTTGGGCAAGAAGGTGGCGATCAAGATTATCAACCGCGAGAAGCTTTCGGAGTCGGTGTTGATGAAAGTGGAGCGCGAAATTGCAATCATGAAACTGATCGACCACCCCCACGTACTCGGCCTCTCGGATGTGtacgaaaacaaaaaatatct ATATCTTGTTCTGGAACACGTCTCGGGCGGAGAGCTGTTCGATTATCTGGTTAAAAAGGGTAGATTGACTCCGAAGGAAGCGAGGAGATTTTTTCGACAAATAATTTCCGCATTAGATTTTTGCCATAGCCATAGTATATG TCATAGAGATCTGAAGCCTGAGAACTTGTTGCTGGACgagaagaataatattaagataGCGGATTTTGGAATGGCGTCTTTACAACCCGCGGGCTCTATGCTCGAGACTAGCTGCGGATCGCCTCATTACGCTTGCCCCGAAGTCATTAGA GGTGAGAAGTACGATGGCAGGAAGGCGGACGTGTGGTCCTGCGGGGTGATACTTTACGCGCTTCTGGTGGGCGCCCTACCCTTCGACGACGACAATCTGAGAAAGCTGCTGGAGAAGGTGAAGCGCGGATTGTTTTACATACCGCACTTCGTGCCGCCCGAGTGTCAAAATTTGCTCAGAGGCATGATAGAGGTTGATCCCGAGAAGAGGCTGACG TTAGCGGAGATAAACAGGCATATTTGGGTGACGGCGGCGGGTAAGGGCGAACTGGAGCTGGAATTGTCGATGATGGACGTGGTGCAGACGCACGTTATTCCGTCCGTAGACGCGATCGATCCCGACGTGCTGCAGGCGATCGCTAGCCTTGGTTGCTTCAAAGAACGTGATAAGCTCATCCAAGAGCTGCTCAGCCCGAA TCACAACACGGAGAAAGTAATATACTTTCTGCTGCTGGAGAGAAAGCGAAGAAGACCGGCGTGCGAGGACGAACTTGAGGTAATGAGGGGCGGCATGAGGGGATCCGCGGGTGGACAACTGGAGGCTGATCCGCCGAGGAAACGAGTGGACACGTGTAGAGTGAACGGAAGCACCGCGCTCAATCTCGGACAGATCAGTCACGGCTCACCTTTGACTCCCAGAAGACAGTCCAG CACCAGACACCATGCGCGACGATCGCCGAGCACAGGCGGCTGTCACACACACGCCTCCCATTCGCACACGTCGACGCCGGGCAGTTCGCCGTTGCACGCACCTGCGGGTCTGCTGAGTCCCCACAGAGCGATGCCGACGTCGCACATAGGCCAGACGATTTCCGGAAGTCCTCACAGACTGTCAACTGGTAGCAGTACCACCGCCACTTCCGCTGGAAACGGCGAGAGCCCCATGAGTCAGAGCGTCCCGACGCCGGCGCCAGCGCTCACCAGCGTCGGTATTGAACTCAACGAGATGCAGCCTG TCGCCGTCGGCGTTACACCGCCAGGATCACCTCACACGGGAGCGGGATCCGGAGCTCATCACTGGAGATCGCGATTGACCACGATCAAAAATTCTTTCCTGGGCAGTCCCAGGTTTCATCGCCGTAAATTGCTCACAAGTACCGAAGAG GTGCACCTCACGCCGGATTCTTCGCCGGAACTTACGAAGAAATCATGGTTCGGTAGTTTGATGACTACGGAGAAAGACGAGACCTTCACCGTCCTGGTCAAGGGGAAGCCGCTGGCCAGTGTCAAGGCCGACCTGATCCATGCTTTTTTGTCG atAGCCGAATTATCTCACAGCGTGAGCTCACCGATGTCGTTCAGAGTGGAGTACAAGAGAGGTAGCACCGCGCCCGTCATGTTCCAGAGACAAGTGCGATTTCAAGTTGACATTAGCGCGATCTCGAAGGCGAACGAGCCTCTCTTCGCCATCACCTTTACGTTATTGAGCG GAAACATCCGAAGGTTTAGGCGAGTGTGCGAGCACATTCAGTCCCAAGTGTGTTCGAGGAACGTGGGTATAAACTTGGGAGGGCAGAGCAGAGCCGCGCCGCCTAGTCCGAGGGCCTCCAGGAAATTCACCACGGAGATGAGCGAGAGCTCCAGCTGCGGCAGCGATACCAGCGAGCGGCTCTTCCTTAATCCTCATCCAGCTACCAGACAGGTAGTCTGTTTCAACAAG ATCGACTCGGACATCGAGTCGGACACGTCGGTGTTCGACGTGAAGTCACCGGGCCGCGAGAACGGCAGGAGAAGCTCAACGTCGACGAACAACAATAATGCTCTGCCGGGCGACGCGACGCCGACGCCGGGCAGCCCGCCGAAGGCGGTGCGAAGCAACTCCGAGAGCCAGAACACGCCCGAGAAGAAATGCGTCACCACGATGAGCGGCAACAACATAGCGTGA
- the sff gene encoding serine/threonine-protein kinase BRSK2 isoform X3, protein MQGKESPIGSNTQETHQYVGPYRLEKTLGKGQTGLVKLGVHCVLGKKVAIKIINREKLSESVLMKVEREIAIMKLIDHPHVLGLSDVYENKKYLYLVLEHVSGGELFDYLVKKGRLTPKEARRFFRQIISALDFCHSHSICHRDLKPENLLLDEKNNIKIADFGMASLQPAGSMLETSCGSPHYACPEVIRGEKYDGRKADVWSCGVILYALLVGALPFDDDNLRKLLEKVKRGLFYIPHFVPPECQNLLRGMIEVDPEKRLTLAEINRHIWVTAAGKGELELELSMMDVVQTHVIPSVDAIDPDVLQAIASLGCFKERDKLIQELLSPNHNTEKVIYFLLLERKRRRPACEDELEVMRGGMRGSAGGQLEADPPRKRVDTCRVNGSTALNLGQISHGSPLTPRRQSSTRHHARRSPSTGGCHTHASHSHTSTPGSSPLHAPAGLLSPHRAMPTSHIGQTISGSPHRLSTGSSTTATSAGNGESPMSQSVPTPAPALTSVGIELNEMQPVVAVGVTPPGSPHTGAGSGAHHWRSRLTTIKNSFLGSPRFHRRKLLTSTEEVHLTPDSSPELTKKSWFGSLMTTEKDETFTVLVKGKPLASVKADLIHAFLSIAELSHSVSSPMSFRVEYKRGSTAPVMFQRQVRFQVDISAISKANEPLFAITFTLLSGNIRRFRRVCEHIQSQVCSRNVGINLGGQSRAAPPSPRASRKFTTEMSESSSCGSDTSERLFLNPHPATRQIDSDIESDTSVFDVKSPGRENGRRSSTSTNNNNALPGDATPTPGSPPKAVRSNSESQNTPEKKCVTTMSGNNIA, encoded by the exons ATGCAGGGCAAGGAGAGCCCCATTGGGTCCAACACCCAGGAGACCCATCAGTACGTCGGCCCTTATCGGTTGGAAAAGACCTTGGGAAAAGGCCAGACTG GTTTAGTGAAGCTCGGCGTACACTGTGTGTTGGGCAAGAAGGTGGCGATCAAGATTATCAACCGCGAGAAGCTTTCGGAGTCGGTGTTGATGAAAGTGGAGCGCGAAATTGCAATCATGAAACTGATCGACCACCCCCACGTACTCGGCCTCTCGGATGTGtacgaaaacaaaaaatatct ATATCTTGTTCTGGAACACGTCTCGGGCGGAGAGCTGTTCGATTATCTGGTTAAAAAGGGTAGATTGACTCCGAAGGAAGCGAGGAGATTTTTTCGACAAATAATTTCCGCATTAGATTTTTGCCATAGCCATAGTATATG TCATAGAGATCTGAAGCCTGAGAACTTGTTGCTGGACgagaagaataatattaagataGCGGATTTTGGAATGGCGTCTTTACAACCCGCGGGCTCTATGCTCGAGACTAGCTGCGGATCGCCTCATTACGCTTGCCCCGAAGTCATTAGA GGTGAGAAGTACGATGGCAGGAAGGCGGACGTGTGGTCCTGCGGGGTGATACTTTACGCGCTTCTGGTGGGCGCCCTACCCTTCGACGACGACAATCTGAGAAAGCTGCTGGAGAAGGTGAAGCGCGGATTGTTTTACATACCGCACTTCGTGCCGCCCGAGTGTCAAAATTTGCTCAGAGGCATGATAGAGGTTGATCCCGAGAAGAGGCTGACG TTAGCGGAGATAAACAGGCATATTTGGGTGACGGCGGCGGGTAAGGGCGAACTGGAGCTGGAATTGTCGATGATGGACGTGGTGCAGACGCACGTTATTCCGTCCGTAGACGCGATCGATCCCGACGTGCTGCAGGCGATCGCTAGCCTTGGTTGCTTCAAAGAACGTGATAAGCTCATCCAAGAGCTGCTCAGCCCGAA TCACAACACGGAGAAAGTAATATACTTTCTGCTGCTGGAGAGAAAGCGAAGAAGACCGGCGTGCGAGGACGAACTTGAGGTAATGAGGGGCGGCATGAGGGGATCCGCGGGTGGACAACTGGAGGCTGATCCGCCGAGGAAACGAGTGGACACGTGTAGAGTGAACGGAAGCACCGCGCTCAATCTCGGACAGATCAGTCACGGCTCACCTTTGACTCCCAGAAGACAGTCCAG CACCAGACACCATGCGCGACGATCGCCGAGCACAGGCGGCTGTCACACACACGCCTCCCATTCGCACACGTCGACGCCGGGCAGTTCGCCGTTGCACGCACCTGCGGGTCTGCTGAGTCCCCACAGAGCGATGCCGACGTCGCACATAGGCCAGACGATTTCCGGAAGTCCTCACAGACTGTCAACTGGTAGCAGTACCACCGCCACTTCCGCTGGAAACGGCGAGAGCCCCATGAGTCAGAGCGTCCCGACGCCGGCGCCAGCGCTCACCAGCGTCGGTATTGAACTCAACGAGATGCAGCCTG TAGTCGCCGTCGGCGTTACACCGCCAGGATCACCTCACACGGGAGCGGGATCCGGAGCTCATCACTGGAGATCGCGATTGACCACGATCAAAAATTCTTTCCTGGGCAGTCCCAGGTTTCATCGCCGTAAATTGCTCACAAGTACCGAAGAG GTGCACCTCACGCCGGATTCTTCGCCGGAACTTACGAAGAAATCATGGTTCGGTAGTTTGATGACTACGGAGAAAGACGAGACCTTCACCGTCCTGGTCAAGGGGAAGCCGCTGGCCAGTGTCAAGGCCGACCTGATCCATGCTTTTTTGTCG atAGCCGAATTATCTCACAGCGTGAGCTCACCGATGTCGTTCAGAGTGGAGTACAAGAGAGGTAGCACCGCGCCCGTCATGTTCCAGAGACAAGTGCGATTTCAAGTTGACATTAGCGCGATCTCGAAGGCGAACGAGCCTCTCTTCGCCATCACCTTTACGTTATTGAGCG GAAACATCCGAAGGTTTAGGCGAGTGTGCGAGCACATTCAGTCCCAAGTGTGTTCGAGGAACGTGGGTATAAACTTGGGAGGGCAGAGCAGAGCCGCGCCGCCTAGTCCGAGGGCCTCCAGGAAATTCACCACGGAGATGAGCGAGAGCTCCAGCTGCGGCAGCGATACCAGCGAGCGGCTCTTCCTTAATCCTCATCCAGCTACCAGACAG ATCGACTCGGACATCGAGTCGGACACGTCGGTGTTCGACGTGAAGTCACCGGGCCGCGAGAACGGCAGGAGAAGCTCAACGTCGACGAACAACAATAATGCTCTGCCGGGCGACGCGACGCCGACGCCGGGCAGCCCGCCGAAGGCGGTGCGAAGCAACTCCGAGAGCCAGAACACGCCCGAGAAGAAATGCGTCACCACGATGAGCGGCAACAACATAGCGTGA
- the sff gene encoding serine/threonine-protein kinase BRSK2 isoform X1 produces MQGKESPIGSNTQETHQYVGPYRLEKTLGKGQTGLVKLGVHCVLGKKVAIKIINREKLSESVLMKVEREIAIMKLIDHPHVLGLSDVYENKKYLYLVLEHVSGGELFDYLVKKGRLTPKEARRFFRQIISALDFCHSHSICHRDLKPENLLLDEKNNIKIADFGMASLQPAGSMLETSCGSPHYACPEVIRGEKYDGRKADVWSCGVILYALLVGALPFDDDNLRKLLEKVKRGLFYIPHFVPPECQNLLRGMIEVDPEKRLTLAEINRHIWVTAAGKGELELELSMMDVVQTHVIPSVDAIDPDVLQAIASLGCFKERDKLIQELLSPNHNTEKVIYFLLLERKRRRPACEDELEVMRGGMRGSAGGQLEADPPRKRVDTCRVNGSTALNLGQISHGSPLTPRRQSSTRHHARRSPSTGGCHTHASHSHTSTPGSSPLHAPAGLLSPHRAMPTSHIGQTISGSPHRLSTGSSTTATSAGNGESPMSQSVPTPAPALTSVGIELNEMQPVVAVGVTPPGSPHTGAGSGAHHWRSRLTTIKNSFLGSPRFHRRKLLTSTEEVHLTPDSSPELTKKSWFGSLMTTEKDETFTVLVKGKPLASVKADLIHAFLSIAELSHSVSSPMSFRVEYKRGSTAPVMFQRQVRFQVDISAISKANEPLFAITFTLLSGNIRRFRRVCEHIQSQVCSRNVGINLGGQSRAAPPSPRASRKFTTEMSESSSCGSDTSERLFLNPHPATRQVVCFNKIDSDIESDTSVFDVKSPGRENGRRSSTSTNNNNALPGDATPTPGSPPKAVRSNSESQNTPEKKCVTTMSGNNIA; encoded by the exons ATGCAGGGCAAGGAGAGCCCCATTGGGTCCAACACCCAGGAGACCCATCAGTACGTCGGCCCTTATCGGTTGGAAAAGACCTTGGGAAAAGGCCAGACTG GTTTAGTGAAGCTCGGCGTACACTGTGTGTTGGGCAAGAAGGTGGCGATCAAGATTATCAACCGCGAGAAGCTTTCGGAGTCGGTGTTGATGAAAGTGGAGCGCGAAATTGCAATCATGAAACTGATCGACCACCCCCACGTACTCGGCCTCTCGGATGTGtacgaaaacaaaaaatatct ATATCTTGTTCTGGAACACGTCTCGGGCGGAGAGCTGTTCGATTATCTGGTTAAAAAGGGTAGATTGACTCCGAAGGAAGCGAGGAGATTTTTTCGACAAATAATTTCCGCATTAGATTTTTGCCATAGCCATAGTATATG TCATAGAGATCTGAAGCCTGAGAACTTGTTGCTGGACgagaagaataatattaagataGCGGATTTTGGAATGGCGTCTTTACAACCCGCGGGCTCTATGCTCGAGACTAGCTGCGGATCGCCTCATTACGCTTGCCCCGAAGTCATTAGA GGTGAGAAGTACGATGGCAGGAAGGCGGACGTGTGGTCCTGCGGGGTGATACTTTACGCGCTTCTGGTGGGCGCCCTACCCTTCGACGACGACAATCTGAGAAAGCTGCTGGAGAAGGTGAAGCGCGGATTGTTTTACATACCGCACTTCGTGCCGCCCGAGTGTCAAAATTTGCTCAGAGGCATGATAGAGGTTGATCCCGAGAAGAGGCTGACG TTAGCGGAGATAAACAGGCATATTTGGGTGACGGCGGCGGGTAAGGGCGAACTGGAGCTGGAATTGTCGATGATGGACGTGGTGCAGACGCACGTTATTCCGTCCGTAGACGCGATCGATCCCGACGTGCTGCAGGCGATCGCTAGCCTTGGTTGCTTCAAAGAACGTGATAAGCTCATCCAAGAGCTGCTCAGCCCGAA TCACAACACGGAGAAAGTAATATACTTTCTGCTGCTGGAGAGAAAGCGAAGAAGACCGGCGTGCGAGGACGAACTTGAGGTAATGAGGGGCGGCATGAGGGGATCCGCGGGTGGACAACTGGAGGCTGATCCGCCGAGGAAACGAGTGGACACGTGTAGAGTGAACGGAAGCACCGCGCTCAATCTCGGACAGATCAGTCACGGCTCACCTTTGACTCCCAGAAGACAGTCCAG CACCAGACACCATGCGCGACGATCGCCGAGCACAGGCGGCTGTCACACACACGCCTCCCATTCGCACACGTCGACGCCGGGCAGTTCGCCGTTGCACGCACCTGCGGGTCTGCTGAGTCCCCACAGAGCGATGCCGACGTCGCACATAGGCCAGACGATTTCCGGAAGTCCTCACAGACTGTCAACTGGTAGCAGTACCACCGCCACTTCCGCTGGAAACGGCGAGAGCCCCATGAGTCAGAGCGTCCCGACGCCGGCGCCAGCGCTCACCAGCGTCGGTATTGAACTCAACGAGATGCAGCCTG TAGTCGCCGTCGGCGTTACACCGCCAGGATCACCTCACACGGGAGCGGGATCCGGAGCTCATCACTGGAGATCGCGATTGACCACGATCAAAAATTCTTTCCTGGGCAGTCCCAGGTTTCATCGCCGTAAATTGCTCACAAGTACCGAAGAG GTGCACCTCACGCCGGATTCTTCGCCGGAACTTACGAAGAAATCATGGTTCGGTAGTTTGATGACTACGGAGAAAGACGAGACCTTCACCGTCCTGGTCAAGGGGAAGCCGCTGGCCAGTGTCAAGGCCGACCTGATCCATGCTTTTTTGTCG atAGCCGAATTATCTCACAGCGTGAGCTCACCGATGTCGTTCAGAGTGGAGTACAAGAGAGGTAGCACCGCGCCCGTCATGTTCCAGAGACAAGTGCGATTTCAAGTTGACATTAGCGCGATCTCGAAGGCGAACGAGCCTCTCTTCGCCATCACCTTTACGTTATTGAGCG GAAACATCCGAAGGTTTAGGCGAGTGTGCGAGCACATTCAGTCCCAAGTGTGTTCGAGGAACGTGGGTATAAACTTGGGAGGGCAGAGCAGAGCCGCGCCGCCTAGTCCGAGGGCCTCCAGGAAATTCACCACGGAGATGAGCGAGAGCTCCAGCTGCGGCAGCGATACCAGCGAGCGGCTCTTCCTTAATCCTCATCCAGCTACCAGACAGGTAGTCTGTTTCAACAAG ATCGACTCGGACATCGAGTCGGACACGTCGGTGTTCGACGTGAAGTCACCGGGCCGCGAGAACGGCAGGAGAAGCTCAACGTCGACGAACAACAATAATGCTCTGCCGGGCGACGCGACGCCGACGCCGGGCAGCCCGCCGAAGGCGGTGCGAAGCAACTCCGAGAGCCAGAACACGCCCGAGAAGAAATGCGTCACCACGATGAGCGGCAACAACATAGCGTGA